The Stenotrophomonas sp. BIO128-Bstrain region GGTGGCTGGAGCCTCCTGCGCGCATGCCAATGCCTCAGCCACGGGCACGACCACGAACACCGCCAGAAGCAGCAGCATCAGGTACATACGGATGGCGGGCAGAGAGCGACGCATGGGGGAAGGCTAGCAACCTCGTCTGGACGGATACAATTACATAGAAATACTACAGTTACGACACCGGACGCGCTGTCGGGTCCTGTTCAGGTTAGGGTGCCTAGAGGGTCAACCCAGCAGAACCAGGGCCCAAATGAGCGCCACGTTGCAAAGAGCCACGAACACAGCGCCCGAACCCATGTCTTTGGCGCGACCGGCCAGCTCATGGATCTCTGGGCCGTAGCGTTCGATAACCGCTTCGATGGCGGAGTTCAGCAGCTCCAAGGCCAGCACAGCCAGCACGCTCCCCATTAGAAGTGCTCGCTCTACCGCTGAGTGGCCCAGCAGAATCGCTGCCGGTAGTGCCACCACGGCCGCGACAACCTCGAGTCGAAACGAGGATTCATGCAGCCAAGCTGATCGTAGTCCTTGGAGGGACCAGCGGAGCGCCTTGAAGACGCGGGCAATGCTCCGCGGACGATGACCGTACATATCTGCCACTGCGTTGCTTCCTTAATTTAGGACCCCAAGAGCCGCTGCTGGGCGCTTCCAGCAGCGTGCTCGTTGTCGCCCGTTATGGGGTGGACCCGGAGTTGATGGAACAACCGGAGAAAAGATTCAGGCTTTCGTCCAACGACTTCGTCCGGACCTGCATGAGGCCGAGTACAGAATGGAAGAGGTTGTCGTGGCTGGCCGGCCGCTTTGATCGGTCCCGGACACATTGAAGGTCCAGGTTGTTGCTGCTCTTCATGCCCTCGGACATCCACATGACCATGGGCACTTTGATCTGAGTGTCGGGAGCAATGGCATAGGGGAGACCGTGGAGATAGACGTTCGCCTCGCCCAGTGACTCACCGTGGTCGGATACGTAGATCAATCCAGTGTCATGGCTTTGATCCTGCTCAAGCATGCGGATGGCCTTTCCTAAGAAGTCATCTGTTGCAAGAACTGCGTTGTCATACGCATTGACGATCTGCTGGCGTGTGCACTTGCCCAGATCTGCATTGCGGCAGTCAGGCGTGAACCTCCTCAGAACCTCGGGATATCGCTTGTAGTAGCTCGGCCCGTGGTTCCCCAGCTGATGCAGAACGACCACAACATCACCCGGATTGTCATCGATCGCGTCATGCAATCCCCGCAACATGATCTCATCGCGGCACGCTTGGTCATCGCACAACCCATCCTTGATAGGCACGCGGAAGGACTCAAACGCCAGGTCCGCGCAAACCCCCTTACAACCTGTCTGGTTGTCCCGCCATAACGTCTTGATGCCAGCTCGCTCAAGCACATGAAGCAGCGACTCTGAGCCCCTGATCTTGTCTCGATCGTAGTCTCGCCTTCCATACACCGAGAACATACAAGGCACGGAAACTTCAGTATTTGACCCGCAGGCAGTCACGTCCGAGA contains the following coding sequences:
- a CDS encoding diacylglycerol kinase, which encodes MADMYGHRPRSIARVFKALRWSLQGLRSAWLHESSFRLEVVAAVVALPAAILLGHSAVERALLMGSVLAVLALELLNSAIEAVIERYGPEIHELAGRAKDMGSGAVFVALCNVALIWALVLLG